A single genomic interval of Picosynechococcus sp. PCC 7003 harbors:
- a CDS encoding ATP-binding cassette domain-containing protein translates to MPIIEVDSLSKIYPVALKQPGFKGTLKHFFQRQYRQIKAVEEISFTIEPGEIVGFLGPNGAGKTTTLKMLTGLIYPSMGVVRVAGAIPFQRQRAFLKQISLVMGQKQQLLWDLPALDSLRINAAVYDIPEPVFEERLEELSTMLSLEGKLTQPVRKLSLGERMKAELLAALLHHPQVLFLDEPTLGLDVNAQVAVRDFLREYNQRYGATILLTSHYMADITALCERVLLIYQGQLIYDGNLERLLDQFAPYREVRVELTETYSREALSFFGEVEHIDGQAVRFLVKRENLTQSIAKILENLPVADLSVNDPPVEEVIGRVFSEGIVA, encoded by the coding sequence ATGCCAATTATTGAAGTCGATTCCCTGAGCAAAATCTACCCCGTCGCCCTCAAGCAACCTGGTTTTAAGGGAACCCTCAAACACTTTTTTCAGCGGCAATACCGACAAATCAAAGCCGTTGAAGAGATCTCGTTCACCATCGAACCCGGCGAAATTGTCGGTTTTCTGGGGCCAAATGGGGCCGGAAAAACCACCACCCTCAAAATGCTCACGGGGCTAATTTATCCTTCCATGGGGGTGGTGCGTGTGGCGGGGGCGATTCCCTTTCAGCGACAACGGGCATTTCTCAAGCAAATTAGCCTGGTCATGGGGCAAAAACAACAACTCCTTTGGGATCTCCCTGCCCTCGACTCCCTCCGCATCAATGCTGCCGTCTACGACATTCCCGAACCTGTTTTTGAGGAACGCCTAGAGGAACTCAGTACGATGCTCTCCCTGGAGGGAAAACTGACCCAACCCGTGCGCAAACTCTCCCTAGGAGAACGCATGAAGGCGGAACTGCTCGCTGCCCTATTGCACCATCCCCAGGTGCTCTTTTTGGATGAGCCGACCCTTGGTTTAGATGTAAATGCCCAGGTGGCGGTACGGGACTTTCTGCGGGAATACAACCAGCGCTATGGGGCGACAATTCTTTTAACTAGCCACTACATGGCGGATATTACGGCCCTCTGTGAGCGAGTATTGCTCATTTACCAGGGCCAACTAATTTACGATGGCAATTTAGAGAGATTGCTTGATCAATTTGCCCCCTATCGAGAAGTGCGGGTCGAACTCACAGAAACCTATTCCCGCGAGGCCCTGAGCTTTTTTGGGGAGGTGGAACACATCGATGGTCAAGCGGTACGCTTTTTGGTAAAGCGAGAAAATTTGACCCAGAGCATCGCCAAAATTTTAGAAAATTTACCCGTGGCCGATCTCAGCGTTAACGATCCTCCCGTTGAGGAAGTAATTGGGCGAGTGTTTAGTGAAGGTATCGTCGCCTAG
- the argC gene encoding N-acetyl-gamma-glutamyl-phosphate reductase — MSSSEKVSVGIVGASGYGGMQLVRLLSDHPQVELTYLGGNSSAGKPYAELYPHVGHRIKMIVEPIDLDVIASRCQVVFLGLPNGLACNLAPQLLERGCKVLDLSADYRFKDLDTYQAWYKTERTDQDTNAIAVYGLPELYRDDIRRAQLVGCPGCYVTASLLALAPLFKQGLIQPETAIIDAKSGTSGGGRQGKINLLLAEADASLGAYGVASHRHTPEIEQICSKLASQDIRVQFTPHLIPMPRGILATVYATLRDPGLVRDDLLTIYSAFYRAAPCVEVLPNGVYPQTKWACGTNLCYLGVEVDHRTGRVIVMSAIDNLLKGQSGQAVQCMNIMLGWEETAGLPQLAFYP, encoded by the coding sequence ATGAGCAGTTCGGAAAAGGTTTCGGTCGGGATTGTCGGCGCGTCGGGCTATGGTGGGATGCAACTCGTTCGTCTGCTGAGTGATCATCCCCAAGTGGAGCTGACCTATCTGGGTGGGAATAGCAGCGCCGGAAAACCCTACGCAGAACTTTATCCCCACGTTGGCCACCGCATCAAAATGATCGTCGAGCCCATTGATCTCGATGTGATTGCCAGTCGCTGCCAGGTGGTTTTTCTCGGTCTACCCAATGGTTTGGCCTGTAACCTTGCACCCCAACTGCTCGAACGGGGTTGTAAAGTCCTTGACCTTTCGGCTGACTATCGCTTCAAGGATCTCGACACCTATCAAGCTTGGTATAAGACAGAACGCACCGACCAAGATACGAATGCGATCGCCGTTTATGGTCTGCCAGAACTCTACCGGGACGACATTCGCCGCGCCCAACTGGTGGGCTGCCCTGGCTGTTATGTGACCGCCAGCCTCTTAGCCTTGGCCCCCCTCTTCAAACAGGGTTTGATTCAGCCAGAAACTGCGATTATTGACGCCAAATCTGGAACCTCTGGCGGGGGCCGCCAAGGAAAAATTAATTTACTCTTAGCTGAAGCCGATGCTTCCCTAGGGGCCTATGGTGTCGCTTCCCATCGCCATACCCCAGAAATTGAACAAATTTGTAGTAAACTCGCCAGCCAAGATATTCGCGTTCAATTTACTCCCCACCTGATCCCGATGCCCAGGGGCATTCTGGCGACGGTCTATGCGACTCTCCGGGATCCTGGTTTGGTGCGCGATGATTTATTGACAATTTATAGTGCTTTTTACCGGGCGGCTCCCTGTGTTGAGGTTTTACCCAACGGTGTCTATCCCCAGACGAAGTGGGCCTGTGGCACAAATCTCTGCTATTTAGGCGTTGAGGTAGACCACCGCACGGGCCGCGTGATTGTGATGTCCGCCATTGATAACCTCCTCAAGGGGCAGTCGGGCCAAGCCGTCCAATGTATGAATATCATGCTGGGCTGGGAAGAAACGGCGGGCTTACCTCAGTTGGCGTTTTATCCTTAA
- a CDS encoding Spy/CpxP family protein refolding chaperone: MASAVALSLTGQMAIADSTTTLTNFTASPTPVLVSQGDDREADLIDKLDLSAAQRQQIQGIRANYRSQMGAKRAAVQQAKNAMRTLMRNSTTTRNQLEAQHRTITNLRQDLANLHFRQMLDIREVLTPAQRAELAQHMAQKQQSTRFQRWRSWFGWR; this comes from the coding sequence ATGGCTTCTGCAGTAGCCCTCTCGTTGACGGGGCAAATGGCGATCGCCGACTCAACCACAACACTGACGAACTTCACGGCTTCACCAACACCAGTCCTCGTGAGCCAAGGAGATGATCGAGAAGCAGATCTCATTGACAAGCTCGATCTTAGTGCCGCTCAAAGACAACAAATCCAAGGGATCCGCGCCAACTACCGTAGTCAAATGGGGGCCAAACGGGCCGCAGTTCAACAGGCGAAAAATGCCATGCGGACATTAATGCGTAATAGCACCACCACCCGTAACCAATTGGAAGCTCAACATCGCACCATTACGAACCTACGCCAAGATTTAGCTAACCTTCATTTCCGGCAGATGTTAGACATTCGTGAGGTGCTTACCCCCGCCCAACGGGCAGAATTAGCCCAGCATATGGCCCAAAAACAGCAGAGTACTCGCTTCCAGCGGTGGCGGAGTTGGTTTGGGTGGCGGTAA
- a CDS encoding calcium-translocating P-type ATPase, PMCA-type → MTIASPGDRHLPYAGLTAEQVQANRTEYGANVLTPPQRRPWWQLFLEKFTDPVIRILMIAAAVALAVGVLRGEYAEGLGIIVAILLATVIAFFNEFKANQEFALLNHVYDQVTVKVIREAQYLSLPRQDLVVGDIIYIEQGHEVPADAKILESVSLHIDQAKLTGESEPASKSAQADPFEMEAEQSAYPFNCVYRSTIVTQGHGFCEVIAVGDRTEIGKLAQAVATVEDDPNTPLNQQLETLSKAIGVVGLTVALLTFIALLIRGLLTQELMLTGSQGYVMACLLGAIAVMSAPVWLPVLEDGQELLKRLGALPKVLDFPIPAALKNTPLMLLGGSLWLGSSLGYGVATRWLSPTVGEWLPLEVGLALLNYFMVAVTIIVVAVPEGLAMSVTLSLAYSMRRMTAENNLVRRMHACETIGATTVICSDKTGTLTCNQMHVHETCIPGLVDAEPEQATHIRQVLAEAIAANSTADLEYATQALPTVIGNATEGALLLWLDQQNLDYLDYRYNFDLSSQGAFSAEKKYMTSLGKSPILQEEVLYVKGAPEVVLRHCDYQLSAAGVVPLTEQTSIIKTLQAHQSRGMRTLGFAYRPLGDLKHFKITEIERHLVWLGFLAIIDPLRDDVPAAIKACLRAGIQVKIVTGDSPQTAREIGRQIGLWHQSEEAHFETFHLTGPQFAAMDDDTAREAVKSLKILSRACPLDKLRLVKLLQQTGEVVGVTGDGTNDAAALKQAQVGLAMGSGTAIAKEASDIILLDDSFSSIVNAVLWGRSLYENIQKFLLFQLTINVVALGTALLGPFIGIELPLTVTQMLWVNLIMDTFAALALATEPPNPEVLERSPRQADAFIITEAMAKQIAFLGCGFLVLMVGILKYQLRDGTINTYELSVFFAIFVFLQLWNLFNARCFGLSISAFTGLSKNPAFSAIIATIFIGQVAMVQWGSSAFRTVPLTYRDWLWIIGGTSAVLWLGEIWRKVQGSLQKS, encoded by the coding sequence ATGACTATTGCATCTCCAGGCGATCGCCATCTGCCCTATGCAGGGTTGACGGCCGAACAAGTTCAGGCGAATCGTACCGAATATGGCGCCAATGTTTTAACCCCGCCCCAGCGGCGTCCCTGGTGGCAACTTTTTTTAGAGAAGTTCACTGATCCGGTCATCCGCATCCTCATGATTGCGGCGGCGGTGGCCCTCGCAGTGGGGGTATTGCGGGGGGAATATGCCGAGGGCCTGGGGATCATTGTTGCGATTTTGTTAGCCACGGTGATTGCTTTTTTCAATGAATTTAAAGCTAACCAAGAATTTGCCCTCCTCAACCATGTTTATGATCAGGTCACGGTTAAGGTAATTCGTGAAGCCCAATATCTCAGTCTGCCGCGCCAGGATTTGGTGGTGGGCGATATTATCTACATCGAACAGGGCCACGAAGTTCCCGCCGATGCCAAGATTCTTGAAAGTGTTTCTCTCCATATCGATCAAGCAAAGCTCACAGGGGAATCAGAACCCGCTAGCAAATCGGCCCAAGCAGATCCTTTTGAAATGGAAGCCGAGCAGTCTGCTTATCCGTTTAATTGTGTCTACCGCAGCACGATCGTCACCCAGGGCCATGGTTTTTGTGAGGTCATTGCCGTCGGCGATCGCACTGAAATTGGCAAGTTAGCCCAAGCCGTGGCCACCGTTGAGGACGATCCCAATACACCCCTCAATCAACAACTCGAAACCCTGAGTAAAGCCATTGGTGTGGTGGGTTTAACCGTCGCCCTCTTGACGTTTATTGCCCTGCTTATCCGGGGTCTCCTCACCCAAGAACTGATGCTGACGGGATCCCAGGGCTATGTCATGGCCTGTTTACTGGGGGCGATCGCCGTGATGTCAGCCCCCGTATGGCTGCCGGTACTCGAAGATGGCCAAGAACTACTCAAACGCTTGGGAGCTTTACCCAAAGTTTTAGATTTTCCGATCCCTGCGGCCCTGAAAAATACCCCCTTAATGTTGCTTGGGGGCAGCCTCTGGCTAGGAAGCAGCCTCGGCTATGGTGTTGCCACCCGCTGGCTATCCCCTACGGTGGGAGAATGGCTTCCCCTAGAGGTGGGGCTAGCCCTCCTCAATTACTTCATGGTGGCCGTGACGATTATTGTGGTGGCTGTGCCGGAAGGATTGGCCATGAGTGTCACCTTATCTTTGGCCTATAGTATGCGGCGCATGACCGCAGAAAATAACCTGGTGCGGCGGATGCATGCCTGTGAAACCATCGGCGCAACCACCGTGATCTGCTCCGATAAAACCGGGACACTGACCTGTAATCAAATGCATGTCCATGAAACCTGTATTCCTGGGCTGGTGGATGCGGAACCGGAGCAAGCAACCCATATTCGTCAGGTGCTCGCTGAGGCGATCGCCGCCAACAGTACCGCTGACCTAGAGTACGCCACCCAAGCACTGCCCACGGTCATTGGTAACGCCACAGAAGGAGCTCTTTTACTCTGGCTCGATCAGCAAAACCTCGATTACCTCGACTACCGTTACAATTTCGACCTCAGTTCCCAGGGAGCATTTTCTGCCGAAAAAAAGTACATGACGAGTCTCGGCAAATCACCGATTTTGCAAGAAGAAGTCTTATATGTCAAAGGCGCTCCAGAAGTGGTACTACGACATTGTGATTATCAATTGAGCGCTGCTGGGGTTGTGCCTCTCACTGAACAAACCTCGATCATCAAAACTCTCCAAGCCCACCAGAGTCGAGGGATGCGGACCCTGGGTTTTGCTTACCGTCCCCTGGGGGATCTCAAGCATTTTAAAATCACAGAGATCGAACGGCACTTGGTATGGCTTGGTTTTTTGGCGATTATTGATCCCCTGCGAGACGACGTACCCGCTGCCATTAAAGCCTGTCTCCGTGCAGGTATTCAGGTCAAAATTGTCACCGGTGATAGCCCCCAAACGGCCCGGGAAATTGGCCGACAAATTGGCCTCTGGCACCAAAGCGAGGAAGCACATTTCGAAACTTTTCATCTGACGGGGCCGCAGTTTGCCGCCATGGATGATGACACCGCCCGGGAAGCCGTGAAGTCCTTGAAAATTCTTTCCCGTGCTTGTCCCCTCGATAAATTACGCTTGGTGAAGTTGCTCCAACAAACAGGGGAAGTGGTTGGTGTGACGGGGGATGGCACCAATGATGCGGCGGCCCTCAAACAGGCCCAAGTCGGTCTTGCCATGGGGAGTGGTACGGCGATCGCCAAGGAAGCCAGTGACATTATTCTCTTGGATGATTCCTTTAGCAGCATTGTGAATGCAGTACTCTGGGGGCGATCGCTCTATGAAAATATTCAGAAATTTCTCCTCTTTCAGCTCACCATTAACGTGGTGGCCCTGGGGACAGCCCTTTTAGGGCCATTCATTGGTATCGAGCTCCCCCTAACGGTGACCCAAATGCTGTGGGTAAACTTAATCATGGATACCTTTGCCGCCCTGGCCTTGGCCACAGAACCACCCAACCCAGAAGTCTTGGAGCGATCGCCCCGTCAAGCCGATGCGTTTATCATCACCGAGGCAATGGCCAAACAAATTGCTTTTTTGGGGTGTGGATTCTTGGTGCTGATGGTGGGCATTTTGAAATATCAACTGCGCGATGGCACCATCAATACCTATGAACTTTCGGTATTTTTTGCGATTTTTGTCTTTCTGCAACTGTGGAATTTATTTAATGCCCGCTGTTTTGGACTTTCGATCTCTGCTTTTACAGGGCTCTCAAAGAACCCGGCCTTTAGCGCCATCATTGCCACTATTTTTATCGGTCAAGTGGCGATGGTGCAGTGGGGCAGCAGTGCCTTTCGCACCGTTCCCCTAACTTACCGCGATTGGCTGTGGATCATCGGCGGGACATCTGCTGTGCTGTGGCTCGGAGAAATTTGGCGCAAAGTGCAAGGTTCTCTCCAGAAATCCTGA
- a CDS encoding PAS domain-containing sensor histidine kinase, whose protein sequence is MIWIPIIIGCGTAGIICFTWQQRQKQQVRQMLYSYGEHPSDELLFAPLSSLRRELKSLYEEKQKLQTELDQWYRVIENAPFGYLRVDMDNQLILCNPKARQLLCLNRWQPGQIRLLLELVRSYELDQLIEATRSTRTAQSQEWEFFPSHDAQTRADGPNQPVHLRGSTIPLSRGDVAVFLENQEPIHLLKRSQEKLLSDLTHELRTPLTAMRLLAETLEQRLTGLELKWAGQILKEINRLFYLVQDWLELSRLESHPHQVLSYQTFDLVQLINNAWETLAPLAQQKQVTRQYQGPDTLKMTADGDRLTQVFLNLFDNSIKYNPVGEAIFVTLSPPKADSDFVTVEVIDQGVGFDPEDLPFVFERLYRGDQARTRPGDNADLRQGSGLGLAIVQQIITAHGGKITACNHPKYRGAWLTFTLPLQLPNEDLDI, encoded by the coding sequence ATGATTTGGATTCCGATCATCATTGGCTGTGGCACAGCAGGCATTATTTGCTTCACCTGGCAACAGCGCCAAAAGCAACAAGTCCGGCAAATGCTTTACTCCTACGGTGAACATCCCAGCGATGAGCTTCTTTTTGCGCCCCTGTCCTCTCTCCGCCGGGAGCTAAAAAGCCTCTACGAAGAAAAACAAAAACTCCAGACAGAATTAGACCAATGGTATCGGGTCATCGAAAATGCCCCCTTTGGTTATCTGCGGGTTGATATGGATAATCAACTGATTTTGTGTAACCCAAAAGCGCGACAGTTGCTGTGCTTAAATCGTTGGCAACCGGGACAAATTCGTCTCCTATTGGAATTGGTGCGTTCCTACGAGCTAGACCAACTCATCGAGGCCACCCGCAGCACCCGTACCGCCCAAAGTCAAGAATGGGAATTTTTTCCGAGCCATGATGCCCAAACCCGTGCCGATGGCCCTAACCAACCGGTTCACCTGCGGGGCAGCACCATCCCTTTAAGTCGTGGTGATGTGGCGGTCTTTTTGGAGAACCAAGAGCCGATTCATCTGCTGAAGCGTTCCCAAGAAAAATTATTATCCGATCTCACCCACGAGCTCCGGACGCCCCTCACGGCGATGCGGCTCCTCGCCGAAACCCTAGAACAGCGGCTAACGGGTTTGGAATTGAAATGGGCTGGTCAAATTCTGAAAGAAATTAATCGTTTGTTTTACCTTGTCCAGGACTGGCTAGAATTGAGTCGATTAGAATCCCATCCCCACCAGGTACTGAGCTACCAAACTTTTGATCTGGTGCAGCTGATCAACAACGCTTGGGAAACCCTGGCCCCCCTCGCCCAACAAAAACAGGTCACGCGACAATACCAGGGGCCAGACACATTAAAAATGACCGCCGATGGCGATCGCCTCACCCAAGTTTTTCTTAATCTCTTTGACAACAGCATTAAATACAATCCCGTTGGGGAAGCCATTTTTGTTACTCTCTCCCCCCCCAAAGCCGATTCAGACTTCGTGACCGTAGAAGTCATTGATCAAGGCGTTGGCTTCGATCCAGAAGACCTGCCCTTTGTGTTCGAGCGCTTGTACCGAGGCGACCAAGCGAGAACAAGACCAGGAGATAATGCCGATTTGCGCCAGGGGAGTGGGCTGGGCCTTGCAATCGTGCAGCAAATTATTACGGCCCACGGCGGAAAAATTACTGCCTGCAATCACCCAAAATACCGAGGGGCCTGGCTAACCTTCACCCTACCGCTGCAACTGCCTAATGAGGATCTTGATATTTGA
- a CDS encoding septal ring lytic transglycosylase RlpA family protein, translating into MHLPKFTGLLSTLGASLVMGLGTAAVNLAPFQSKAIATSPDQVKTVSLKAQRETLAENPLCRLASALDKAPEAKLVADTNPEQLTPQVSKWWAFNLFQRFTQSLGLDSLLQLEAPMAAAPLVAVVPAPEAISQTASDSGAQLISYDPDRPATNPQSHQLWLQNKPVATIRSQQQAERLAQRLEQLTAMAEFQPTAITPTLHQDKPAIAFGDDILLVVDETITHEDVLNHEILAIQWANNLRLALGVPALDMVTAQQQMYQLEETGQSLEGLASWYGPYFHGRLTANGETYDQYALTAAHPSMPLNTYLKVTNLNNNRSVIIRLNDRGPYIPPRSLDLSLGAARCLNSVETGVIPYKATIMEPKSPEPEVIAPDMI; encoded by the coding sequence ATGCATTTACCGAAATTCACAGGATTATTATCCACCCTGGGAGCCTCCCTGGTAATGGGCCTCGGCACGGCAGCCGTTAATCTCGCTCCATTTCAAAGTAAGGCGATCGCCACCAGTCCCGATCAAGTCAAAACAGTGAGCCTCAAGGCCCAACGGGAAACCCTCGCCGAAAATCCCCTATGCCGTTTAGCGAGTGCCCTGGACAAGGCCCCAGAGGCGAAACTCGTGGCCGATACAAACCCGGAACAACTCACGCCCCAAGTCTCTAAGTGGTGGGCCTTTAATTTATTTCAGCGATTTACCCAAAGTCTGGGCCTCGATTCTCTACTCCAGTTAGAAGCGCCGATGGCCGCTGCCCCCCTCGTCGCGGTGGTTCCTGCACCTGAAGCAATATCCCAAACTGCTTCTGATTCTGGGGCACAGCTTATTAGCTACGACCCAGACCGCCCCGCCACAAACCCCCAAAGCCATCAACTCTGGCTCCAGAATAAGCCCGTTGCTACCATTCGCTCCCAACAGCAGGCGGAACGATTGGCCCAACGCCTCGAACAATTAACGGCAATGGCAGAATTTCAACCCACGGCGATCACCCCGACATTGCACCAAGACAAACCGGCGATCGCCTTTGGTGACGATATTCTTTTGGTTGTTGACGAAACGATTACCCATGAGGACGTTCTCAACCATGAGATCCTTGCAATCCAATGGGCCAATAATCTCCGCCTTGCCCTCGGTGTTCCGGCCCTGGATATGGTCACCGCCCAGCAGCAAATGTACCAGCTCGAAGAAACGGGTCAATCCCTCGAAGGACTTGCCTCCTGGTATGGCCCCTACTTCCACGGTCGCCTGACGGCCAATGGGGAAACCTACGACCAATACGCTCTGACGGCGGCCCACCCTTCGATGCCCCTGAATACTTACCTCAAGGTCACTAACCTCAACAACAACCGTAGTGTGATCATTCGTCTCAATGACCGTGGCCCCTATATTCCGCCCCGGAGCCTGGATTTGTCCCTCGGTGCCGCCCGCTGTCTCAATAGCGTAGAAACAGGCGTCATTCCCTACAAAGCCACAATCATGGAACCAAAATCCCCCGAACCAGAAGTGATCGCCCCTGATATGATCTAG
- a CDS encoding sigma-70 family RNA polymerase sigma factor: MPDQAVDHPTAISDRELVCLCQGKIGSIRGQRDRQSFRILYRRYHHKVRSTLYQLCGVALLDDLVQEVFLKAWQGLPRLKNPDYFATWLYRIAWNVATDQRRRFAKQMTLITGLEAQIGAVADPGPEGLSQIYYQDLVQRGLQSLSLEHRAVLVLHDLKDLPQKEVAEILGIPPGTVKSRLHHARRSLRQFLEAQGVSL, translated from the coding sequence ATGCCCGATCAAGCTGTTGACCACCCTACTGCCATTTCGGATAGGGAATTGGTCTGTCTTTGCCAAGGAAAAATAGGGTCTATTCGGGGGCAACGCGATCGCCAAAGTTTCCGAATTTTGTACCGACGCTATCACCACAAGGTACGGTCTACCCTGTATCAACTCTGTGGGGTGGCGCTCTTGGATGATTTGGTTCAAGAGGTTTTTTTAAAGGCTTGGCAGGGGCTACCGCGCCTCAAAAACCCGGACTACTTTGCCACTTGGTTGTACCGCATTGCTTGGAATGTGGCGACGGATCAACGACGACGATTTGCAAAGCAGATGACCTTAATCACAGGCTTAGAGGCGCAAATTGGTGCGGTGGCAGATCCTGGGCCGGAGGGGCTGAGTCAAATTTATTATCAGGATTTGGTGCAGCGGGGTTTGCAATCGTTAAGCCTAGAGCACCGGGCGGTCTTGGTGCTCCATGATCTCAAGGATTTGCCCCAAAAAGAGGTGGCCGAAATTCTTGGGATTCCGCCAGGAACGGTGAAATCTCGTCTTCACCATGCCCGGCGATCGCTGCGTCAATTTTTAGAAGCCCAAGGAGTCAGTCTATGA
- a CDS encoding ATP-dependent helicase: MNHLSVHQQQFLTQLAAGLRPGQEALAQWQSGQMAIAAVPGSGKSHALAVAAVLTLARQSLYHGQQLVIVTFTRAAAEGIKQKILTHLKAAQLPVVGFSVQTIHGLALQIASRHPEVSGVDLDSLSLQDIPANHPILRTAVEQWIQTHGERYERLCQGARSDQEKTEQLRRRFALSTEILPHLAHTVIHESKSSNLSPQAVAQLGETLEDPYQSLAIAAGIYQNYQQLLQQNNVLDYDDLVLGAIRVLQQPELQQYWQGQIYGIFEDEAQDSSPLQEQLIRLLATVPQSGECNLVRVGDPNQAINSTFTPADPFYFNRFCQAVNCAEIHYAGRSSLPIITAANQMLHWASHTLSPPDRFAFRWQEIFPVPNHDPQRNANPDPVGAGVELHYPKDIYATVQQLGDRLETLLTANPDHSAAILVRKQRQAKFVIEQLRERFQPTTIRLYDARSGNDANHLVLELYQILRFLERPHSPDCLKGALDVLGDRQKIPTQDLARLATYPEQFLYPGPLDPALSSDPAQAAQTLCVQLLQARWQLPHYQLLPFLAIALDYSDVELATVQKLAERIAQQTQGQKNLRQTLDVLEMLLRDGFEGIELDTDARYTRPQQITVITMHKAKGLDWDYVFIPFLHNSEIPGTSWVPSGAQFLGDYNLAEVARAQIRHFVHGQDQGRSPTAPATISTLWQEAQQLKIEEEYRLLYVAMTRAKRLLWLSAAKQAPFSWSTFKPHQSSLQSQEPCPIFAVLQKKI, translated from the coding sequence ATGAACCACCTTAGTGTGCATCAACAGCAATTTTTAACGCAATTGGCCGCTGGCCTCCGCCCTGGTCAAGAGGCTTTGGCTCAATGGCAGTCTGGACAAATGGCGATCGCCGCCGTTCCTGGTTCCGGAAAATCCCATGCTCTGGCTGTTGCCGCCGTCCTCACCCTTGCTCGGCAGTCTTTGTACCATGGCCAACAGTTAGTCATTGTGACCTTTACGCGAGCCGCTGCCGAGGGCATTAAGCAAAAAATTCTAACCCACCTCAAGGCCGCCCAATTGCCTGTTGTGGGTTTTTCGGTACAGACGATCCATGGTTTAGCGTTGCAAATTGCCAGTCGGCACCCGGAGGTTTCGGGCGTTGATCTAGATAGTCTTTCTCTCCAGGATATTCCTGCTAATCACCCCATTCTTCGCACTGCTGTTGAGCAGTGGATTCAAACCCATGGAGAACGATATGAACGCCTTTGCCAGGGGGCACGCTCTGATCAAGAAAAAACGGAACAACTGCGCCGCCGCTTTGCCCTCAGCACAGAAATTTTGCCCCACCTCGCCCATACGGTGATCCACGAAAGCAAAAGTTCTAATCTCTCGCCCCAGGCCGTGGCCCAACTGGGAGAAACCCTGGAGGATCCCTACCAATCCTTGGCGATCGCCGCTGGCATTTATCAGAATTACCAACAACTGCTTCAGCAAAACAATGTCCTCGATTACGACGATTTGGTGTTGGGAGCCATTCGCGTTCTGCAACAACCGGAGTTACAGCAATATTGGCAGGGACAAATTTACGGGATTTTTGAAGATGAGGCCCAGGATTCTAGTCCCCTCCAAGAGCAACTGATCCGCCTCCTGGCCACGGTCCCCCAGTCTGGGGAATGTAACCTCGTGCGGGTGGGCGATCCAAATCAGGCGATCAACTCCACCTTTACCCCCGCTGATCCGTTCTATTTCAATCGCTTTTGTCAGGCCGTGAACTGTGCCGAAATTCACTATGCAGGTCGTTCTAGTCTGCCGATTATTACCGCAGCAAATCAAATGCTCCACTGGGCCAGCCATACCCTTTCGCCGCCGGATCGGTTTGCGTTTCGCTGGCAGGAAATTTTTCCGGTGCCCAACCATGACCCCCAAAGGAATGCTAATCCTGATCCTGTTGGCGCGGGGGTAGAACTCCATTACCCAAAGGATATTTACGCGACGGTGCAACAACTTGGCGATCGCCTCGAAACTTTATTAACCGCGAACCCAGACCACAGTGCAGCAATTCTCGTGCGCAAACAACGCCAGGCCAAATTTGTCATTGAGCAATTAAGGGAGCGATTTCAGCCAACCACGATTCGCCTTTATGACGCCCGCAGTGGTAATGATGCCAATCATCTAGTGCTGGAGCTTTATCAAATTCTGCGGTTTCTGGAACGGCCCCACTCCCCTGACTGCCTCAAGGGGGCCCTGGATGTTTTAGGCGATCGCCAAAAAATCCCTACTCAAGATCTGGCTCGTCTAGCCACCTATCCAGAACAATTTCTCTACCCAGGCCCCCTCGATCCAGCCCTCTCCTCTGACCCAGCCCAGGCGGCCCAAACCCTCTGTGTTCAATTGCTCCAGGCCCGCTGGCAACTGCCCCATTACCAGCTACTACCTTTTTTGGCGATAGCCCTAGACTATAGCGATGTCGAACTCGCCACGGTGCAAAAACTCGCCGAACGCATCGCCCAACAAACCCAGGGTCAAAAAAATCTCCGCCAGACCCTCGACGTCTTAGAGATGCTTCTCCGGGATGGTTTTGAAGGCATTGAACTCGACACAGACGCCCGCTACACTCGCCCGCAGCAAATTACGGTGATCACCATGCACAAGGCAAAGGGATTAGATTGGGACTATGTGTTTATTCCCTTTTTGCACAACTCCGAAATTCCCGGCACGAGTTGGGTACCCAGCGGGGCGCAATTTCTCGGTGATTATAACCTTGCAGAAGTCGCCCGGGCCCAAATTCGCCATTTTGTCCATGGCCAAGACCAGGGGCGATCGCCAACGGCACCAGCTACCATTTCGACCCTTTGGCAAGAAGCCCAACAGCTTAAAATCGAAGAGGAATACCGACTCCTCTACGTGGCCATGACCCGCGCCAAACGTCTCCTGTGGCTTTCTGCGGCTAAACAAGCTCCCTTTTCCTGGAGCACCTTCAAACCCCACCAGAGTTCATTGCAGTCCCAGGAACCTTGTCCGATTTTTGCCGTTTTACAAAAGAAGATTTAA